Proteins encoded within one genomic window of Lysinibacillus sphaericus:
- a CDS encoding ABC transporter permease, with amino-acid sequence MIGYILRRLLIAIPVLFGVSVINFIIMRMAPGNPVDMLVSPKLPDAAREAKMIELGLNDPAYIQYWHWLKNLVLNGDLGYSMITYEPVTELIASRMGPTVILMGTALVLGLMIAIPIGIYSATKQYSKLDYTFVTGSFLGISIPNFFFALLLVYIFSIQLNWLPSGGMKELGSEGSLGSLIWHMILPVTVLVANVAGRNIRYVRSGMLEIMGQDFLRTARAKGVKELFVVNKHALRNALIPIVTIVGLEVSILFGGAVVIEQIFSWPGIGQLTLSSIMSRDYSTIMGLNLVAAFVVIAANILTDIVYAFVDPRIRKSYVGGGKR; translated from the coding sequence ATGATAGGCTATATTTTAAGACGATTATTAATCGCCATCCCCGTGCTATTTGGTGTATCGGTTATTAACTTCATCATTATGCGAATGGCACCAGGTAATCCTGTTGATATGCTTGTAAGCCCCAAGCTACCAGATGCGGCAAGAGAGGCTAAAATGATAGAATTAGGGCTTAATGACCCAGCCTACATTCAATATTGGCATTGGTTAAAAAACTTAGTGTTAAATGGCGATTTAGGCTATTCGATGATTACGTATGAGCCCGTAACAGAGTTAATTGCCAGCCGCATGGGTCCGACCGTTATTTTAATGGGAACAGCTTTAGTATTAGGGTTAATGATTGCGATTCCAATTGGCATTTATAGTGCGACGAAGCAATATTCAAAGCTTGATTATACATTTGTAACGGGTTCATTTTTAGGGATTTCCATACCAAATTTCTTTTTCGCTTTATTATTAGTTTATATTTTCTCGATTCAATTAAACTGGTTGCCTTCAGGCGGTATGAAAGAATTAGGTTCTGAAGGAAGCCTTGGCTCACTTATATGGCATATGATTTTACCAGTGACGGTGCTTGTCGCAAACGTTGCTGGGCGGAACATTCGTTATGTGCGCTCGGGTATGCTTGAAATTATGGGACAAGACTTTTTGCGTACGGCTCGTGCAAAAGGTGTGAAGGAACTTTTTGTCGTGAATAAACATGCGTTGCGAAATGCTTTAATTCCAATTGTCACAATTGTCGGTTTAGAGGTTTCGATTTTATTTGGTGGGGCAGTTGTCATCGAACAAATTTTCTCTTGGCCGGGAATCGGTCAGCTTACACTTTCATCCATTATGAGTCGAGATTACTCAACGATTATGGGATTAAACCTCGTTGCAGCTTTCGTCGTAATAGCTGCCAATATTTTAACGGATATTGTATACGCATTTGTCGACCCACGTATTCGTAAAAGCTATGTTGGGGGTGGCAAACGATGA
- the opp4C gene encoding oligopeptide ABC transporter permease, which yields MSIFKRYFNKKQYDTEQTVTWREDSAISNTKGMFWKRFKRHKLAVMGLWFLAIVTMAAILAPIFAPFDPAEITGEFSAPPSLQHLLGTDQVGRDVLSRVIYAARVSLAVGIGAVAISAIIGTVLGLISGYFGGMIDGIVMRITDMFMSFPYILFILVVASIVGPGLTNIILILGVLGWPGIARLVRGNVLAIKQSDYVKASIALGYSTPRILFKHILPNTVAPILIYATSGVAGAILDEAALSFLGLGVQPPDASWGNMLSNAQSISILTDQPWLWIPPGIFILLTVLAINYIGDALRDALDPHNSK from the coding sequence ATGAGTATATTTAAGCGATATTTTAATAAAAAACAATATGATACAGAGCAAACTGTCACTTGGCGTGAAGATTCTGCTATATCGAATACGAAGGGCATGTTTTGGAAACGATTCAAACGGCACAAATTAGCTGTAATGGGACTTTGGTTTTTAGCGATTGTAACGATGGCAGCCATTCTTGCGCCGATTTTTGCTCCATTTGACCCTGCTGAAATTACTGGTGAATTTAGTGCACCACCTTCTTTGCAGCACTTACTAGGAACTGATCAAGTGGGACGAGACGTGTTGAGTCGAGTTATTTATGCAGCACGTGTTTCGCTAGCTGTAGGTATCGGAGCTGTGGCAATTTCTGCGATTATCGGTACGGTGTTAGGTTTAATTTCTGGGTATTTTGGTGGCATGATAGATGGCATTGTAATGCGTATTACAGATATGTTTATGTCATTTCCATATATTTTGTTTATTTTAGTTGTAGCAAGTATTGTAGGGCCTGGGTTAACGAATATCATTTTAATTTTAGGGGTATTAGGTTGGCCTGGTATTGCTCGACTTGTGCGCGGAAATGTCTTAGCGATTAAGCAATCAGACTATGTGAAAGCGAGTATTGCATTAGGATATAGTACGCCACGTATTTTGTTTAAGCATATTTTACCGAATACGGTTGCACCAATTTTGATTTATGCAACATCTGGCGTTGCAGGGGCAATATTAGATGAAGCAGCATTAAGCTTTCTAGGCTTAGGTGTACAGCCACCAGATGCAAGCTGGGGAAATATGCTGTCTAATGCCCAGTCGATTTCGATTTTAACGGATCAACCGTGGCTTTGGATTCCACCAGGTATTTTCATATTATTGACAGTGTTAGCCATTAACTATATTGGGGATGCATTGCGAGATGCACTGGACCCACATAATTCAAAGTAG
- a CDS encoding M20 metallopeptidase family protein, translating into MNFQNQVAQLHTLFDEIVANRRYMHMHPELSFEEDNTAIFIAETLKAYGISFRERVGKKGIVASIDGALPGKTIAFRADFDALPINDEKDVPYKSTVPGVMHACGHDGHTAALLAFAKIVQQNKEQLKGSIRLIFQPAEEKPPGGAKFMIEDGALDGVDYVFGAHLASDLPLGKLSTAAGPIMASVDAFTIKLFGKGGHGAYPHTTKDSIIAATQLIQNFQQIVSRRVNPTEAAVVTVGSLHAGNAFNVIADTATLEGTVRTLNQNVRDQIEKEIFAILEGLKVSNYVDYEIDYLKGYPVLINTEEESVVVEQLIKEHFTAEAFDMKTPVLGAEDFAYYLQHVPGNFIHVGSANEQATTQFPHHHPKFDFDERALLNIATIFLKIVDYYGKVE; encoded by the coding sequence GTGAATTTTCAAAATCAAGTAGCACAATTACATACACTTTTCGATGAAATTGTAGCAAATCGTCGTTATATGCATATGCATCCTGAATTATCATTTGAAGAAGACAATACAGCCATTTTTATTGCCGAGACTTTAAAAGCATATGGTATCTCATTCCGCGAACGAGTTGGTAAAAAAGGAATCGTCGCTAGCATTGATGGCGCATTACCAGGAAAAACAATCGCGTTCCGTGCCGATTTCGATGCTCTTCCAATCAATGATGAAAAGGACGTGCCCTATAAATCCACTGTACCTGGCGTTATGCACGCATGTGGACATGATGGACACACCGCTGCACTACTTGCATTCGCTAAAATCGTGCAACAAAATAAAGAGCAATTAAAGGGCTCTATTCGTTTAATTTTCCAACCTGCGGAAGAAAAACCACCAGGTGGCGCAAAATTTATGATAGAGGATGGCGCACTTGATGGTGTGGATTATGTATTTGGCGCTCATTTAGCGTCGGACTTACCTTTAGGAAAACTTTCAACTGCCGCTGGTCCAATTATGGCCTCTGTTGACGCATTTACGATTAAATTATTCGGGAAAGGTGGACATGGAGCCTATCCACATACAACGAAGGACTCAATCATCGCAGCGACTCAGCTTATTCAAAACTTCCAGCAAATTGTTAGCCGCCGAGTAAATCCAACTGAGGCTGCAGTTGTCACTGTTGGTAGTTTACACGCAGGAAATGCATTTAATGTTATTGCAGATACTGCTACATTAGAAGGTACTGTTCGTACATTAAATCAAAATGTACGTGACCAGATTGAAAAAGAGATTTTCGCTATTTTAGAAGGCTTAAAAGTTTCAAATTATGTAGACTATGAAATCGATTATTTAAAAGGCTATCCAGTGTTAATTAATACAGAAGAAGAATCTGTAGTAGTGGAACAATTAATAAAAGAGCACTTTACAGCAGAAGCGTTTGATATGAAAACGCCCGTATTAGGCGCGGAAGACTTCGCCTATTACTTACAACATGTACCTGGAAACTTTATTCACGTCGGCTCTGCGAATGAACAGGCAACTACACAATTCCCTCACCACCATCCGAAATTTGATTTTGATGAACGGGCATTGTTAAATATCGCGACAATATTTTTAAAAATTGTTGATTATTACGGTAAAGTCGAATAA
- a CDS encoding DUF3953 domain-containing protein, which yields MTLLKILRILFSIVGICLALYGFITKDYKFQAYMILFLGLMMLIMGIQEFQHQKKFTGWLLIFICLFSFFVAIQSFTLL from the coding sequence ATGACATTGTTAAAAATATTACGTATATTATTTTCAATAGTGGGCATATGTTTGGCATTGTATGGCTTCATTACAAAAGACTATAAGTTTCAAGCATATATGATACTATTTTTAGGCTTAATGATGTTAATAATGGGTATACAAGAATTTCAACACCAAAAGAAATTTACAGGTTGGTTATTAATCTTCATATGTCTTTTTTCTTTTTTTGTAGCTATTCAAAGTTTTACTTTACTTTGA
- a CDS encoding N-acetylmuramoyl-L-alanine amidase: MVSIRQKLVAATQAAKITNGKNNAKKYIVVHETDNTSVGADADAHARLQINGNSRNASWHWQVDDQEAIQSFEHYWECWGAGTYIGNTQGIQVEICVNSDGDYNKAVKNAASLIAKIMNDENIAIENVVQHHYFSGKNCPRNMRAGKISWTNFLQMVTSNDTPKPEKPPTELSKYRIITGTYSTRNAAISVLDVMRKRFGWVAYIEQEGSKFRVKTGTFTGISAAKSAENKIKAAKLAQLTYIIDA, encoded by the coding sequence GTGGTATCAATACGTCAAAAATTAGTCGCTGCGACTCAAGCTGCAAAAATTACAAATGGCAAAAACAATGCAAAAAAATATATTGTTGTTCATGAAACAGACAATACAAGCGTTGGTGCAGATGCAGATGCCCATGCTCGACTCCAAATAAACGGTAATAGTAGAAATGCTAGTTGGCATTGGCAAGTCGATGATCAAGAGGCCATACAATCTTTTGAACATTATTGGGAATGCTGGGGAGCTGGAACGTATATAGGCAATACACAAGGCATTCAAGTTGAAATATGTGTTAATAGCGATGGAGATTATAATAAGGCAGTAAAAAATGCGGCGAGTTTAATAGCAAAAATAATGAATGATGAAAATATAGCTATCGAAAATGTCGTGCAACACCATTATTTTAGTGGCAAAAACTGTCCTAGAAATATGCGTGCAGGGAAAATCTCATGGACTAATTTTTTGCAAATGGTAACAAGCAATGATACGCCAAAGCCCGAAAAACCACCTACCGAGTTATCGAAGTATCGAATTATTACAGGAACATATAGTACACGAAACGCAGCAATAAGTGTGTTAGATGTGATGAGAAAACGTTTTGGCTGGGTTGCTTATATTGAGCAGGAGGGGTCTAAGTTTCGAGTGAAAACAGGGACTTTTACAGGCATTAGTGCTGCTAAAAGTGCAGAAAATAAAATAAAGGCTGCTAAATTAGCGCAACTGACATACATTATCGATGCATAA
- a CDS encoding S41 family peptidase, with protein sequence MDEQKKDGLEQQQEQIQQVEVKPAGQFIQMKPFKFIMLMFFTILITAGLTIFALTFGEKKVVEVKVPIERAEFTKLYEAFDMLKGKYYKDIDDEKVVDGAINGMFDALGDPYSDFMVRDEAEKFNSGLSSSFQGIGAEIQERNGFITVVSPIKNSPAEKAGLLPKDIILTVDGKSIQGFSASEAVALIRGEKGTPVKLTVKRGENAEPIQMTIIRDEIPVETVYGEMLDGDIAHIQITSFNEETAKELEKILVEYEGKGMKGIVLDLRQNPGGYLDAAVEISNLFVPEGKAIVQVQQKDEEPVITKAVAGKKYNVPVTVLVDNGSASASEILAGALKESVGAKIVGETSFGKGTVQNVTPLKDGSNLKFTTGKWLTPNGNWINEKGIEPDVKVAYPAYASLPILDPTIEMKEGLQSDSVKVAEEMLEVLGYEPGKADGIFDQYTERAVKKLQADNKLEETGIITNETTYALMDALREKMKSEDPQLLKAKELVSGVKEQTEGTTN encoded by the coding sequence ATGGATGAACAGAAAAAAGATGGTTTGGAACAACAGCAAGAGCAAATACAACAAGTAGAGGTAAAACCTGCAGGCCAATTTATTCAGATGAAGCCGTTTAAGTTTATTATGCTGATGTTCTTTACAATCTTAATTACCGCGGGCTTAACCATTTTTGCGTTAACTTTCGGTGAAAAGAAAGTGGTAGAAGTAAAAGTCCCAATTGAACGTGCGGAATTTACAAAACTATACGAAGCATTTGATATGCTTAAAGGCAAGTATTACAAAGATATCGATGATGAAAAAGTAGTGGATGGCGCCATTAACGGCATGTTTGATGCATTAGGAGATCCTTATTCTGATTTTATGGTAAGGGATGAAGCAGAAAAATTTAACTCGGGATTATCTTCAAGCTTCCAGGGTATCGGTGCTGAAATTCAAGAACGTAATGGTTTTATTACTGTTGTGTCACCTATTAAAAATTCACCCGCTGAAAAAGCAGGGTTATTACCAAAAGATATTATTTTAACAGTAGATGGTAAAAGCATTCAAGGTTTTAGCGCTTCAGAAGCAGTAGCACTTATTCGTGGCGAAAAGGGTACACCTGTAAAGCTTACAGTGAAACGTGGCGAAAATGCTGAACCTATTCAAATGACGATTATTCGCGATGAAATTCCTGTTGAAACGGTTTATGGTGAAATGCTAGATGGAGATATTGCACATATCCAAATTACATCATTTAATGAAGAAACAGCAAAAGAGCTAGAGAAAATACTTGTTGAGTACGAAGGAAAAGGCATGAAAGGGATTGTCCTTGATTTACGCCAAAATCCAGGTGGATACTTAGATGCTGCGGTTGAAATTTCAAATTTATTTGTACCAGAAGGTAAAGCGATTGTACAAGTGCAGCAAAAAGACGAGGAGCCAGTTATTACAAAAGCTGTCGCAGGGAAAAAATATAATGTACCTGTAACCGTTCTAGTGGATAATGGCAGTGCATCGGCATCGGAAATTTTAGCAGGTGCTTTAAAAGAATCTGTAGGTGCTAAAATTGTTGGTGAAACATCGTTCGGTAAAGGAACTGTACAAAATGTTACACCTTTAAAGGATGGTTCTAATTTAAAATTCACAACTGGTAAATGGTTAACACCAAATGGTAACTGGATTAATGAAAAAGGCATTGAACCGGATGTAAAAGTAGCGTATCCAGCTTATGCTTCTTTACCAATTTTAGACCCGACGATTGAAATGAAAGAGGGCTTGCAGTCAGACTCTGTCAAAGTGGCTGAAGAAATGTTAGAAGTGCTAGGTTATGAACCTGGAAAAGCTGACGGTATCTTTGACCAATATACAGAACGAGCTGTGAAAAAATTGCAAGCTGATAATAAGCTTGAAGAAACAGGCATTATAACGAACGAAACAACTTACGCATTGATGGATGCGTTACGTGAAAAAATGAAATCAGAAGATCCGCAACTGTTAAAAGCAAAAGAGCTTGTCTCTGGTGTAAAAGAACAAACAGAGGGAACAACAAACTAA
- a CDS encoding CobW family GTP-binding protein, whose protein sequence is MKDVYLFSGFLGSGKTSMLTDVIRQLKEKGLKPAVIMNELGKLPFDSQAVEEDVPLKEMLEGCICCSGAEKTEAQIQSLLLDSEFDVLIIETTGAAHPVEALDAVYSPIFAEQLNVKGIVTVADSKLWLHRDTLTPQVRTLFMEQIRHAHLLLANKTDLLTEAEQAQVVYELQGFNPQAFILQTTNGRVPYHLLENLSATVKIDKQHIVKAPIASMHLGSRLVEFEGVHFTQEQIEEWVRGLPDTVYRMKGYVPIEGVKNPMLFQYAYGMVQWLPEFIKMPAKLVLIGENIGHVHVIGID, encoded by the coding sequence GTGAAGGATGTATATTTATTTAGTGGATTTCTTGGAAGTGGTAAGACATCTATGTTGACTGATGTTATACGACAACTAAAAGAAAAAGGGTTAAAGCCGGCTGTAATTATGAATGAACTTGGCAAGCTGCCATTTGATTCTCAAGCTGTAGAAGAGGACGTGCCGCTCAAAGAGATGCTAGAAGGCTGTATTTGTTGTTCAGGAGCTGAAAAAACAGAGGCTCAAATTCAGTCTCTTCTATTAGATAGTGAATTTGACGTTCTAATTATTGAAACAACTGGAGCGGCTCACCCTGTAGAAGCATTGGATGCTGTCTATTCCCCTATCTTTGCTGAGCAGTTAAATGTCAAGGGGATTGTTACAGTTGCGGACTCGAAGCTTTGGTTACATCGTGATACATTAACACCGCAAGTGCGTACATTGTTTATGGAACAAATTCGTCACGCGCATTTATTACTAGCCAATAAAACCGATTTATTAACAGAGGCGGAGCAAGCGCAAGTCGTTTATGAGCTACAAGGTTTTAATCCCCAGGCATTTATTTTGCAAACAACAAATGGGCGTGTACCGTACCATTTACTAGAAAATTTATCTGCCACTGTTAAAATCGATAAGCAACATATTGTGAAAGCCCCGATAGCCTCCATGCATTTAGGCTCTCGTTTAGTTGAATTTGAAGGTGTTCACTTTACACAAGAGCAAATTGAAGAGTGGGTACGTGGTTTACCAGATACGGTGTACCGAATGAAAGGCTACGTTCCAATAGAAGGCGTTAAAAATCCAATGCTGTTTCAGTATGCCTATGGAATGGTACAATGGTTGCCAGAATTCATTAAAATGCCTGCAAAGCTTGTTTTAATAGGTGAAAACATTGGTCATGTTCATGTCATAGGTATTGATTAA
- a CDS encoding CAP domain-containing protein, with product MKKTLTAICATFLLAAPIQLASAASNTTEGNTANQTTNCKVYYYNNWSNHKWVVTKPNTTAPSKDTQTNQQTNKPTNQQNTTTTTPPTTSNPTTTTSDVNAFEQEVVKLTNAERTKAGLKALQTDDKLMAAAREKSQDMQSKKYFSHTSPTFGSPFDRMKALGITYKSAGENIAQGQRSPQEVVQAWMDSPGHRANILNANYTHIGVGYVKSGNYWTQQFIQK from the coding sequence ATGAAAAAAACACTTACTGCAATTTGTGCAACATTTCTTTTAGCAGCTCCAATTCAATTGGCTTCTGCTGCTTCTAATACTACAGAAGGGAACACAGCAAATCAGACAACGAACTGTAAAGTTTACTATTATAATAATTGGTCAAATCACAAGTGGGTTGTAACTAAACCAAATACAACTGCACCGTCAAAAGATACGCAAACAAATCAACAAACAAATAAACCAACAAATCAACAAAATACGACAACGACAACACCACCAACTACATCTAATCCGACTACAACAACATCGGATGTGAATGCTTTTGAACAAGAGGTAGTGAAATTAACGAATGCTGAGCGTACGAAAGCAGGATTAAAGGCTCTACAAACAGATGATAAACTGATGGCTGCAGCACGAGAAAAATCTCAAGACATGCAATCAAAGAAATATTTTTCACATACGAGCCCAACATTTGGTTCACCATTTGATCGTATGAAAGCGCTAGGCATCACTTATAAGAGTGCGGGTGAAAATATCGCCCAAGGTCAACGTTCTCCACAAGAAGTTGTACAAGCTTGGATGGATTCACCGGGTCACCGTGCCAATATTTTAAATGCTAATTATACACATATTGGTGTAGGGTATGTGAAGTCAGGTAACTACTGGACGCAACAGTTTATCCAAAAGTAA
- a CDS encoding spore germination protein, whose translation MNKVELMMKSLQKAFNQSSDFTVRQVDWREGTSAILCFYSSLVDAKEAQKLLDTIYARLDTNKPFWSETIMTTLKPFSLPQAIEHICNGETLIIIPDTGEMLSLTIVNQVHRNPDEPNNEHVLRGSHEGLVESVETNLALLRKRIHNPSLVVKSFSIGKETNTKAYYLYIDGVIKAETLAEIEKRIDGINIDYFYSVGQLSDELEDSVWSPFPQLLNTERPDRVVANLVEGKVVLITNISPTALIAPVTFFSFYQSPDDYNGRVLVGSFYRMVRLFSFFAAVFLPAFYIAIISFHFEVLPLELSNQVKNDVNEIPYRPLIEALILEIIMELIRESSIRLPQSVGQTIGIVGGLVIGDAIVSAGLVSNLMVIVVALTAISSYVVPSVELNTSIRILRFPFMVLASLFGFFGIVIGVVVLLIHLINLSSLKQPYFAPIVPFQPKEIYKVFVRGPFFKPTVQVTSFSSPKDDSVKNGDTP comes from the coding sequence ATGAATAAAGTGGAATTAATGATGAAAAGCTTACAAAAAGCATTTAATCAATCATCCGATTTTACAGTAAGACAAGTAGACTGGCGAGAAGGAACGTCTGCTATTTTATGCTTTTATTCCTCGCTTGTAGATGCAAAAGAAGCGCAAAAATTACTCGATACAATTTATGCACGTTTAGATACAAACAAGCCGTTCTGGAGTGAAACGATAATGACGACTCTGAAGCCATTTTCGTTACCACAAGCCATCGAACATATTTGTAATGGTGAAACGCTAATCATTATTCCTGATACAGGTGAAATGCTTTCACTTACGATTGTCAATCAAGTACACCGCAATCCTGATGAGCCGAATAATGAACATGTTCTGCGCGGATCACATGAAGGATTAGTAGAAAGCGTTGAAACCAATTTAGCCTTATTACGCAAACGAATTCATAATCCTTCGCTGGTCGTAAAATCCTTTTCAATTGGCAAAGAGACAAATACAAAAGCTTATTATCTTTACATTGACGGAGTCATTAAAGCAGAAACGTTAGCTGAAATTGAAAAGCGTATCGATGGCATTAACATAGATTATTTTTATAGTGTTGGTCAACTAAGTGATGAGTTAGAAGATTCCGTATGGTCGCCTTTTCCTCAATTGCTTAATACGGAGCGTCCTGACCGGGTTGTTGCTAATTTAGTTGAAGGTAAAGTGGTGTTGATAACGAATATCTCTCCAACAGCATTGATTGCACCTGTTACGTTTTTTTCTTTTTATCAATCGCCTGACGATTATAATGGTCGAGTATTGGTAGGCTCTTTTTATCGCATGGTGCGGTTATTTTCATTTTTTGCTGCTGTTTTTTTGCCGGCATTTTACATTGCAATTATCAGTTTTCATTTTGAAGTATTGCCATTAGAGTTGAGTAATCAGGTGAAAAATGATGTGAATGAAATCCCTTATCGGCCATTAATAGAGGCGCTAATATTAGAAATTATTATGGAGCTTATACGGGAATCTAGTATTCGATTGCCTCAATCAGTGGGGCAGACCATAGGGATTGTCGGAGGATTAGTTATAGGTGATGCCATTGTAAGTGCTGGATTAGTGTCGAACTTAATGGTAATTGTCGTCGCTTTAACTGCAATTTCTAGCTATGTTGTACCGTCAGTAGAGCTTAACACCTCTATCCGTATATTACGATTTCCATTTATGGTACTAGCCTCACTATTTGGCTTTTTCGGCATAGTTATTGGTGTAGTGGTATTGTTAATTCACCTTATTAATTTAAGCTCTTTAAAACAGCCATACTTTGCTCCAATTGTGCCGTTCCAACCAAAAGAAATCTATAAAGTGTTTGTGCGAGGACCGTTCTTTAAACCTACTGTCCAAGTGACATCTTTTAGTTCACCGAAAGATGACAGTGTAAAGAATGGTGATACACCTTGA
- a CDS encoding GerAB/ArcD/ProY family transporter yields MNFSLSKGQFFLLMFFIETGIIYISFQTPLISESKNKAWVLFIVATTLHYLVLLFFERYYRYFYLNTFFQWVYKVYWFLMIATFLAYMVYVLASWVLPQTPEWIIIVFIVALSLYGNVSRPETVINIGVMFIPLIFIFIIFLMLAVPDLTWTNLLPLEFNNYKEIIQGIIHSVFAFMGAEMYLIYRPFLQKELTLKSKQILMYQLIIFVFYLISVMFSQMFFTIEEIKLVPEPIIYILKSQEVTFVKRLDIFFVYIWLSWSIITVLIFNLTIRVVHFGIGKKGTKKTTVFYHLLLAIVPIFLVKFKVIELMKNSFHYIILIFTFLLPILIILWNKWRGKTCIEKQ; encoded by the coding sequence TTGAATTTTTCGTTATCCAAAGGGCAATTTTTTTTACTAATGTTTTTCATTGAAACAGGGATTATTTATATTTCCTTTCAGACGCCTTTAATAAGCGAAAGTAAAAATAAGGCCTGGGTGCTATTTATCGTAGCAACCACATTACATTATTTAGTATTACTATTTTTTGAGCGGTATTATCGATATTTTTACTTGAATACATTTTTTCAATGGGTGTATAAGGTGTATTGGTTTTTAATGATAGCGACATTTTTAGCCTATATGGTGTATGTTTTAGCATCATGGGTTTTGCCTCAAACGCCCGAGTGGATAATCATCGTTTTCATTGTAGCACTGTCGTTATACGGTAATGTAAGTCGACCAGAAACCGTTATTAATATTGGTGTTATGTTTATTCCGCTTATATTTATTTTTATCATTTTTTTAATGCTTGCGGTTCCAGATCTTACATGGACAAACTTATTACCGCTCGAATTTAATAATTATAAGGAAATAATTCAAGGCATTATTCATAGTGTTTTTGCATTTATGGGAGCGGAAATGTATCTGATTTATCGTCCTTTTTTACAAAAGGAATTGACTTTAAAAAGCAAGCAAATATTGATGTATCAGCTCATCATTTTTGTCTTTTATTTGATTTCCGTTATGTTTTCCCAAATGTTTTTTACTATCGAGGAGATTAAGTTAGTGCCAGAGCCAATTATCTATATTTTAAAATCTCAAGAAGTTACATTTGTAAAGCGACTAGATATTTTCTTTGTATATATTTGGTTATCCTGGTCCATCATCACAGTATTAATTTTTAATTTAACGATAAGGGTCGTCCATTTTGGAATAGGTAAGAAAGGAACTAAAAAGACAACCGTTTTTTATCATCTATTGCTTGCGATTGTGCCAATTTTTTTAGTTAAGTTTAAGGTGATTGAATTAATGAAAAATTCCTTCCATTATATAATATTAATTTTCACTTTTCTCTTACCGATTCTCATCATTTTATGGAATAAATGGAGGGGGAAAACGTGTATCGAAAAGCAATAA